One genomic window of Sporosarcina ureae includes the following:
- a CDS encoding MarR family winged helix-turn-helix transcriptional regulator has translation MKQSQQFFAEYVQLYRPLLNRLNNLLAPYQLFHSQWGILKLLWIEGEMTSAEIAVRRQVEKPSVTKIVQRLLEMGLVSVRPGTDRREKWIGLTEQGQATVSNIIAGLEVFYENLLEGATEEDLEAGIRILKQANKNLHK, from the coding sequence TTGAAGCAATCACAACAGTTTTTTGCAGAATATGTTCAACTCTATCGTCCATTGTTGAATCGACTAAATAATTTGCTAGCACCATATCAATTATTTCACTCACAATGGGGAATACTGAAGCTATTGTGGATAGAAGGTGAAATGACGTCAGCAGAAATTGCAGTACGTAGACAAGTTGAAAAGCCAAGTGTTACTAAAATTGTTCAGCGTCTATTGGAAATGGGTTTAGTAAGTGTCCGTCCCGGAACAGACCGCAGGGAGAAATGGATTGGTCTGACTGAACAAGGACAAGCTACAGTATCAAATATTATAGCGGGCTTGGAAGTGTTTTATGAGAATTTACTTGAGGGTGCCACAGAAGAGGATTTAGAAGCGGGCATTCGTATATTAAAACAAGCAAATAAAAATCTTCATAAATGA
- a CDS encoding MFS transporter, giving the protein MDNKTIWTKDFIVTSIINFFLMLVMYLLIVTIAPYSVKEYGVSTSVAGLVSGIFIIGTLIARLAVGGLIEKVGSRNILLIGLLVTVLASAFYFGAVNLPLLMANRFFHGVGLGISSTATGTMVAQMLPPSRRGEGIGYFSLSTVLATAVGPFFGIFLSQHYHFNVLFTFCLILSIGCAAMFMFVKKTPTVMPKKNVQATAKKLGIRGLFEVRALPIAFVTLLAAIAYSGVLSFISFYAEEINLVSAASFFFLVYAIAVLLSRPYTGKLLDVKGNKFVVYPSLLIFAGGLLLLSEASAGWMLLLAGGVLGLGFGNFQSCAQAIALQGVKPERLGVATSTFFIFLDFGFGFGPYVLGLLVPIIGYQQLYLVLMVVVLIALGLFMLFSRMHQRASVK; this is encoded by the coding sequence ATGGATAATAAAACAATTTGGACAAAGGACTTTATCGTTACATCAATCATCAACTTCTTTTTAATGTTAGTAATGTATTTACTTATAGTTACGATTGCGCCTTATTCAGTGAAAGAGTATGGCGTATCAACCAGTGTTGCAGGTCTCGTGTCAGGTATTTTCATCATTGGAACACTAATTGCACGCCTTGCTGTAGGTGGTTTAATAGAAAAGGTCGGCAGCCGGAATATTTTATTGATAGGATTGTTAGTCACTGTATTAGCATCCGCCTTTTATTTCGGAGCAGTAAACTTACCGTTATTGATGGCGAATCGATTCTTCCATGGAGTTGGACTAGGCATTTCTTCTACCGCAACAGGCACGATGGTAGCTCAAATGCTTCCACCTTCACGTAGAGGTGAAGGAATTGGGTATTTCAGTTTAAGCACGGTTCTTGCTACGGCTGTTGGACCATTTTTCGGTATTTTCTTAAGTCAGCACTATCATTTCAACGTACTCTTTACGTTTTGCCTGATACTCAGTATCGGTTGTGCGGCCATGTTCATGTTTGTTAAGAAAACACCCACAGTCATGCCTAAAAAGAATGTACAGGCGACAGCAAAGAAATTAGGAATTCGCGGATTATTTGAAGTGCGGGCATTACCGATCGCGTTCGTAACATTGTTAGCTGCTATTGCTTATTCTGGTGTACTGTCATTCATTTCGTTCTATGCAGAGGAAATCAACTTAGTGAGTGCGGCCAGCTTCTTCTTTTTAGTATACGCCATCGCTGTACTACTCTCGAGACCGTATACCGGTAAACTATTGGATGTGAAGGGTAATAAGTTTGTTGTCTATCCTTCGTTGTTAATATTTGCTGGTGGATTGTTATTATTAAGTGAGGCGAGTGCAGGTTGGATGCTATTGCTTGCGGGTGGTGTGCTTGGGCTTGGATTTGGGAACTTCCAATCATGTGCACAAGCGATTGCATTGCAAGGTGTTAAACCAGAGCGTTTGGGTGTTGCTACATCCACGTTCTTCATTTTCTTAGACTTTGGTTTTGGCTTTGGTCCATATGTACTCGGATTACTTGTACCAATCATCGGCTACCAACAACTGTATTTGGTTCTCATGGTTGTAGTACTTATCGCGCTTGGCTTATTCATGCTATTCAGTCGGATGCACCAACGTGCTAGCGTGAAATGA
- a CDS encoding amino acid ABC transporter substrate-binding protein, which yields MKKVLIPFMIVLLAAFLVACGGKEESKPNDSAEKPAEQDGLLEDVLATGVLNVGTEGTYAPFSFHDESGKLTGYDVEVTQEVAKRLGVEAKFFETQWDAVFAGLDAKRFDMIANQVGVNEERKAKYEFSQAYTHSNSVLIVREDADIAFDGMKGKKAAQTLTSNYGELAKANGAEIIKIDGFNQGVDLVISKRVDGTYNDKLSALDYLKQKPDAPIKVVEEEEISKENQSESAFLFRQGNEDLIEEVNKALDAMREDGTLKTISEKWFGEDVS from the coding sequence ATGAAGAAAGTTCTCATACCATTTATGATCGTTTTATTGGCTGCTTTTTTGGTAGCATGTGGTGGTAAAGAAGAAAGTAAGCCCAATGACTCCGCTGAAAAACCAGCAGAGCAAGACGGTCTGCTAGAAGATGTACTCGCAACCGGAGTACTCAATGTAGGAACAGAAGGAACATACGCGCCTTTCTCATTTCATGATGAATCAGGAAAGCTTACAGGGTACGATGTAGAAGTTACACAAGAAGTAGCTAAACGTTTAGGCGTGGAAGCAAAGTTTTTTGAAACACAATGGGATGCAGTTTTCGCGGGATTAGATGCAAAACGATTTGATATGATTGCTAACCAAGTCGGTGTTAATGAAGAACGTAAAGCGAAATATGAATTCTCTCAAGCTTATACGCATTCGAACTCTGTCTTAATCGTTCGTGAAGACGCTGATATTGCGTTTGATGGAATGAAAGGAAAGAAAGCTGCACAGACATTGACAAGTAACTATGGCGAACTAGCGAAGGCGAATGGTGCGGAAATTATAAAAATTGATGGATTCAACCAAGGCGTCGACCTAGTCATTTCAAAACGAGTAGATGGTACGTATAATGATAAACTTTCTGCACTCGACTACTTGAAGCAAAAACCTGATGCTCCTATTAAAGTTGTTGAGGAAGAAGAAATCTCTAAAGAAAATCAATCAGAGAGCGCCTTTTTATTCAGACAAGGCAATGAAGACTTAATAGAAGAAGTAAACAAAGCGTTGGATGCGATGCGTGAAGATGGTACATTGAAGACGATCTCCGAAAAATGGTTCGGCGAAGATGTATCTTAA
- a CDS encoding amino acid ABC transporter permease has product MYLNTIALSPERIQRFQEIASTSIGPLIEGAIKYTIPLAIIAFSIGLIIAIFTALARISSNKLLRAIARIYVSIIRGTPLLVQLFIIFYGLPTIGITIDPFPSAIIGFSLNVGAYASEIIRAAILSIPKGQWEAAYSIGMNYSQALRKIVLPQAARVSVPPLSNSFIGLVKDTSLAATILVAETFRRAQEIASMNYEFLFVYIMAALVYWVICFILSIVQGRIEIRLDRVVGKSGGLT; this is encoded by the coding sequence ATGTATCTTAATACGATTGCACTCAGTCCCGAACGGATACAAAGATTCCAGGAAATCGCATCAACATCCATCGGGCCATTGATTGAGGGGGCTATTAAGTATACGATCCCCTTGGCAATCATCGCATTTAGTATTGGATTGATCATTGCAATCTTTACTGCATTGGCAAGAATTTCTTCTAACAAATTGTTACGAGCAATAGCGCGGATTTATGTATCCATCATCCGTGGAACACCTTTGCTTGTACAATTATTTATCATATTCTACGGGTTGCCAACAATTGGTATAACCATTGATCCTTTCCCGTCTGCGATCATAGGATTTTCATTGAATGTCGGTGCTTATGCCTCAGAAATCATTCGAGCAGCCATACTGTCCATTCCTAAAGGGCAGTGGGAAGCAGCCTATTCTATTGGGATGAATTATTCGCAAGCATTGCGGAAGATTGTTTTACCACAAGCTGCTAGAGTATCCGTACCACCGCTTTCGAATTCCTTTATTGGATTGGTAAAAGATACTTCTCTCGCAGCTACGATTTTAGTAGCTGAGACATTTAGGCGGGCGCAAGAAATTGCCTCTATGAACTATGAGTTTTTATTCGTTTATATCATGGCGGCTCTTGTTTATTGGGTGATTTGTTTCATCTTGTCGATTGTTCAAGGCAGAATTGAAATACGCCTGGATCGTGTTGTCGGTAAGTCAGGGGGATTAACATGA
- a CDS encoding MGMT family protein, which translates to METFTEQAIAIIQAIPPGRVMTYGQVAAEAGNPRGARQISRILHSMSAKYELPWHRIINAQGGISTPENAEGKGETQRERLLAEGVQFNANGHVSLDTYRWHPD; encoded by the coding sequence ATGGAAACATTTACAGAACAGGCCATAGCAATTATCCAAGCAATTCCTCCAGGTCGTGTGATGACCTATGGACAAGTGGCCGCAGAAGCAGGCAACCCTCGTGGCGCAAGACAAATCTCACGTATTTTACATTCCATGAGTGCTAAATATGAATTACCTTGGCATCGCATTATTAACGCACAAGGTGGAATCTCTACCCCGGAAAATGCTGAAGGTAAAGGCGAGACGCAGCGGGAACGATTGCTCGCGGAAGGTGTTCAATTCAACGCAAACGGTCATGTCTCCCTCGATACGTATCGCTGGCATCCCGACTGA
- a CDS encoding S-layer homology domain-containing protein, whose protein sequence is MTKKSISYIVMAFALVLQIAVMPLQASAADPEKAPTWISPINYLALGDSLAAGVTPNNELGKGYTDFLAEELATSEVLQASNKGFSYPGYKTDDVLKDFEMDVTKPIIGIGHSEKTATLRQSVKEANLITLTIGANDVLPKFTFDDKGTPQFNAEELQAAIMKVGMNTQKILAEIYQLNPSAQVYVMGYYNPFPYLSPQNQPIVNQLVMTLNDAIKKGMTGTTAQFVDTSKKIAEDPYTYLPNPENIHLSQAGYKVVMEAFHKSLMENYSWFAKDALTVSAKNATTVELNWKPVIDTGMISTYQVFIGDKMVGEVMSPVLSYEMTDLEPNKEYHFSVQAVDQNGKKSKQHLHTKYTLEKVPAEPTVMFTDITDHWAKDVIEMAAMKGIVSGYADHTFRPEKSLTRAQATSIIVRALDLKPKSKKWAFNDLADYADSTKVDIQAAFDHGLVSGVNGHFMPNKPITRAQLALVLSRTYEVATGKPFAPTVAAPFTDIKKFSKDTQWAIAGLYQMNIATGDNGKFMPNHATTRAHAAKMIVHSMEAFGQ, encoded by the coding sequence ATGACCAAAAAGTCGATTAGCTATATTGTGATGGCATTTGCCTTAGTTTTACAAATAGCCGTTATGCCGTTACAAGCGTCTGCTGCAGATCCTGAAAAAGCCCCTACTTGGATTTCTCCTATTAATTATTTAGCATTAGGGGATTCATTAGCAGCGGGTGTCACACCGAATAACGAATTGGGTAAAGGCTATACGGACTTTTTAGCAGAGGAATTGGCTACGAGTGAAGTATTGCAAGCAAGTAATAAAGGATTTTCGTACCCGGGCTATAAAACAGATGATGTTTTAAAAGATTTTGAGATGGACGTCACGAAACCAATTATAGGTATTGGACATTCCGAAAAAACTGCTACTCTTCGTCAATCGGTGAAAGAAGCCAATCTCATTACGTTAACAATTGGTGCAAATGATGTGTTGCCAAAGTTTACGTTTGACGACAAAGGTACCCCGCAATTCAACGCGGAGGAATTACAGGCAGCTATAATGAAAGTCGGGATGAATACGCAAAAAATCTTGGCGGAAATTTATCAACTGAATCCGAGTGCACAAGTATATGTGATGGGCTATTACAATCCATTCCCTTACTTGAGTCCACAGAATCAACCGATAGTGAATCAGCTTGTCATGACGTTAAATGATGCAATTAAAAAAGGTATGACAGGCACTACAGCGCAGTTTGTTGACACATCAAAGAAAATCGCTGAAGATCCTTATACGTACCTGCCTAATCCTGAAAATATTCATTTAAGTCAAGCGGGTTACAAAGTAGTAATGGAGGCTTTCCACAAATCATTGATGGAGAACTATTCATGGTTTGCTAAAGATGCACTTACTGTCTCAGCTAAAAATGCCACAACAGTAGAGCTAAACTGGAAACCGGTTATTGATACGGGAATGATTTCGACGTATCAAGTCTTTATTGGCGATAAAATGGTAGGCGAAGTGATGTCACCTGTATTATCTTATGAAATGACAGATCTTGAGCCGAATAAAGAGTATCACTTCTCTGTTCAAGCTGTTGATCAAAACGGTAAAAAGAGCAAGCAACACTTGCATACTAAATACACATTAGAGAAAGTGCCGGCAGAACCAACAGTGATGTTTACAGATATCACAGATCACTGGGCTAAAGATGTAATTGAAATGGCGGCAATGAAAGGTATTGTGAGTGGTTATGCGGATCATACGTTCCGACCGGAAAAATCACTAACACGTGCACAAGCTACGTCAATTATTGTTCGTGCACTGGATTTAAAGCCTAAAAGCAAAAAATGGGCATTTAATGATTTAGCAGACTACGCAGATAGCACAAAAGTGGATATTCAAGCGGCCTTTGATCATGGCTTAGTAAGTGGAGTAAATGGACACTTCATGCCAAATAAGCCCATCACTCGTGCGCAGTTAGCATTAGTACTTAGCCGAACGTATGAAGTAGCAACTGGAAAGCCGTTTGCGCCAACAGTCGCTGCACCGTTTACGGATATTAAGAAGTTCTCAAAAGACACGCAGTGGGCAATAGCGGGTCTTTACCAAATGAACATAGCAACAGGAGACAATGGTAAGTTCATGCCAAACCATGCCACAACGCGAGCGCATGCTGCAAAGATGATCGTTCATTCTATGGAAGCATTTGGACAATAA
- the kynU gene encoding kynureninase, which produces MNSNTLEYAKILDQQDLLAPYREEFYLPLEKIYMDGNSLGLLSKRAEKKLFELLDTWKTLAIDGWTEGMHPWYYLAEQIGGRMAPLVGGEKSEVIATGSTTTNLHQMISTFYRPSGKRTKIVADELNFPSDIYALQSQLRVRGLDPEEHLIRVESEDGLTLDENRIIDAMTEDVALIVLPSVLYRSGQVLDMEMLTQAARERGIPIGFDLSHSVGSVMHALHEWNVDFAFWCTYKHLNGGPGSVGGLFVNERHFGVEAGLAGWFGSDKTRQFDMNHTMMPATDAGAYQIGTPHILSLAPLLGSLEMFEELGMEGIREKSLKLTSFMLSCIENELGAYSFSIGNPLDDSRGGHILLQHKEAARICQALKAQGVVPDFRAPDGIRLAPVALYNSFEDVWQTIQILKKIMQEDVYKQFPNERGVVA; this is translated from the coding sequence ATGAACTCCAATACACTTGAGTATGCAAAAATACTAGATCAACAAGATTTACTTGCACCTTACAGAGAGGAATTTTATTTGCCGCTAGAGAAAATCTATATGGATGGTAATTCACTTGGATTATTATCAAAACGTGCAGAGAAGAAGTTATTCGAACTGTTAGATACTTGGAAAACACTTGCCATTGATGGCTGGACGGAGGGAATGCATCCGTGGTATTACCTGGCAGAACAAATAGGCGGAAGAATGGCACCACTAGTTGGAGGGGAAAAGTCCGAAGTGATTGCGACAGGTTCCACTACGACAAATTTACATCAAATGATTTCCACGTTTTATCGGCCTTCAGGGAAACGAACGAAAATAGTAGCGGATGAATTGAATTTCCCCTCAGATATCTATGCATTACAAAGTCAGCTTCGTGTACGAGGCCTTGATCCGGAAGAGCATCTGATTCGTGTGGAAAGTGAAGATGGTCTGACGTTGGATGAAAACCGAATTATTGATGCAATGACGGAGGACGTCGCGTTGATTGTACTTCCATCCGTTTTATATCGTAGTGGTCAGGTGCTGGATATGGAAATGCTTACGCAAGCGGCAAGAGAAAGAGGTATCCCCATTGGATTCGATTTATCGCATTCGGTTGGATCTGTGATGCATGCACTCCACGAATGGAACGTAGATTTCGCTTTTTGGTGTACATATAAACACTTGAATGGCGGACCTGGATCTGTTGGCGGTTTATTCGTAAACGAACGACATTTTGGTGTAGAAGCAGGGCTTGCAGGATGGTTCGGCTCTGATAAGACAAGGCAATTTGATATGAATCATACGATGATGCCTGCAACAGATGCAGGTGCATACCAAATCGGCACACCGCATATATTGAGCCTGGCTCCGCTACTCGGTTCACTCGAAATGTTCGAGGAGCTTGGAATGGAGGGGATCCGTGAAAAGTCATTGAAACTGACCAGCTTTATGTTGAGTTGTATAGAGAATGAACTCGGTGCGTATTCATTTAGTATCGGAAATCCACTAGACGATTCGCGTGGAGGCCACATATTACTTCAGCACAAGGAAGCCGCAAGAATATGTCAAGCATTGAAAGCACAAGGTGTCGTTCCAGACTTCCGTGCACCTGATGGTATTCGACTAGCACCTGTTGCATTGTATAATTCATTTGAAGACGTTTGGCAAACGATACAAATACTCAAAAAGATCATGCAAGAAGATGTATATAAACAGTTTCCGAATGAACGCGGGGTGGTTGCATGA
- the kynA gene encoding tryptophan 2,3-dioxygenase, protein MKEKGIHTDFRESMTYGEYLHLDKVLSSQERVSGHHDEMLFIVIHQVNELWMKLILHELETAIKSIQHDELPEAFKMLARISKVQTQIIQAWDVLATLTPAEYMEFRDGLGKASGFQSYQNRLIEFALGYKQSHIIKIYQKDSELSERLAKAYQAPGIYDVTIQALARAGFAINKNLLTRDFSITYEGDPSVAAAWLEVYRDVDQYWDLYQLAEKLVDIEDSHQQWRFRHMKTVERIIGFKQGTGGSSGVHYLKSVLDHRFFPELWDVRTKI, encoded by the coding sequence ATGAAGGAAAAGGGGATCCATACCGACTTTCGGGAATCGATGACGTATGGTGAATATTTGCATTTAGATAAGGTGCTATCGAGCCAAGAGCGTGTATCTGGACATCATGATGAAATGCTTTTCATCGTGATTCATCAAGTAAATGAATTGTGGATGAAGCTGATTTTGCATGAGTTGGAAACAGCAATCAAATCGATTCAGCATGACGAGTTGCCGGAAGCGTTCAAAATGCTTGCTCGCATCTCTAAAGTTCAGACTCAGATTATTCAGGCGTGGGATGTATTGGCTACGCTGACGCCTGCCGAATACATGGAATTTCGGGACGGTTTAGGTAAGGCCTCAGGATTCCAATCCTATCAAAATAGGCTAATAGAGTTTGCTTTAGGTTATAAACAATCACATATTATTAAAATCTATCAAAAGGATTCCGAGCTGTCAGAGAGATTGGCAAAAGCGTATCAAGCACCAGGAATTTATGATGTAACCATTCAAGCTTTGGCACGTGCAGGCTTTGCTATCAATAAGAATTTACTAACACGTGATTTTTCAATTACTTATGAAGGAGATCCGAGTGTAGCAGCTGCATGGCTTGAAGTCTATCGGGATGTAGATCAATATTGGGATTTGTATCAATTGGCAGAAAAGCTAGTGGATATCGAAGACAGCCATCAGCAATGGCGCTTTAGGCATATGAAAACAGTGGAGCGCATCATTGGCTTTAAGCAAGGTACAGGTGGCTCATCGGGCGTACATTATTTAAAATCTGTACTTGATCATCGCTTTTTTCCAGAACTGTGGGACGTCCGAACTAAAATTTGA
- the kynB gene encoding arylformamidase, whose amino-acid sequence MTNQWIDITQPLNQRIAEWPGDTPFSYEVTVTKEQSGSVNIGKLTMSTHIGTHTDAPFHYDDDGLKILELPVDLYIGTAFLVDVTGVSCVTRADLELFDFGGAERLLLKTGSHPTPTKFPENFTVIGEDVGPLLKERGIRLIGVDTPSVDSETSKDLLGHHSLYRNNVIIIENLVLHSLEEGSYELIALPLALEDADGSPVRAVVRRLQS is encoded by the coding sequence ATGACGAATCAGTGGATCGACATTACACAGCCTTTGAATCAACGTATTGCGGAGTGGCCTGGTGACACACCGTTTAGCTATGAAGTGACCGTGACGAAAGAGCAATCCGGCTCTGTTAATATTGGTAAATTAACAATGAGTACGCATATCGGCACGCATACGGATGCACCTTTTCATTATGACGATGATGGGTTGAAAATTTTGGAATTACCGGTGGATTTGTATATAGGTACAGCTTTTTTAGTAGATGTAACAGGAGTTAGTTGTGTGACAAGGGCAGACTTGGAGTTGTTTGATTTCGGCGGTGCTGAACGATTATTATTGAAAACTGGGAGTCACCCAACACCAACGAAGTTTCCTGAGAACTTCACGGTCATTGGAGAGGATGTCGGACCATTATTGAAAGAGCGGGGTATACGTCTAATCGGTGTAGATACGCCTTCTGTTGATTCGGAGACTAGCAAAGATCTACTTGGTCATCATTCATTATATCGTAATAATGTAATCATCATCGAGAATCTAGTATTGCATTCATTGGAAGAAGGGAGTTATGAGTTAATTGCATTGCCATTAGCATTAGAAGATGCGGATGGAAGTCCTGTCCGTGCAGTTGTCAGGAGGTTACAGTCATGA
- a CDS encoding amino acid ABC transporter ATP-binding protein, which translates to MISIQGLKKSFGSQEVIKNVDLEIEQGKVVVIIGPSGSGKSTLLRCLNVLETPNGGVLSIDGQKLDFNSSVSKKSISAFRRLTGMVFQSYNLFPHLTTTGNVTEGLTTVKGLSHKEAVKKAELLLDKVGLADHKDKYPFQLSGGQQQRVAIARALAMDPKVMLFDEPTSALDPELVGEVLRVMKDLAHEGMTMAVVTHEMRFAKEVADEVIFIDDGVIVERGAPAEIFNHPRHERTKKFLSLLQV; encoded by the coding sequence ATGATTTCTATACAAGGACTGAAAAAGTCTTTCGGATCGCAAGAAGTGATAAAAAATGTAGATTTAGAAATCGAGCAGGGAAAAGTGGTCGTTATAATCGGTCCATCGGGTTCTGGTAAATCTACGTTGTTACGTTGTTTGAATGTGCTTGAAACACCAAATGGCGGTGTACTGTCTATAGATGGACAGAAGTTAGACTTTAATTCATCGGTCTCGAAAAAGTCAATCAGTGCTTTTCGTCGGTTGACAGGAATGGTATTTCAGAGCTATAACCTGTTTCCACACCTCACAACGACAGGTAATGTGACAGAAGGACTCACTACAGTCAAAGGTCTATCACATAAGGAAGCCGTAAAGAAGGCAGAACTATTACTAGATAAAGTAGGACTAGCTGATCATAAAGACAAGTATCCTTTTCAACTTTCAGGCGGTCAGCAGCAGCGTGTTGCGATTGCGCGAGCGCTTGCGATGGATCCAAAAGTCATGTTGTTCGATGAACCGACATCCGCTCTGGATCCTGAACTTGTCGGTGAAGTACTTCGAGTCATGAAAGATTTAGCGCATGAAGGTATGACGATGGCTGTCGTAACACATGAAATGAGGTTCGCCAAGGAAGTGGCCGATGAAGTAATCTTTATTGATGATGGTGTCATTGTGGAACGCGGTGCACCAGCTGAGATTTTCAACCATCCAAGGCATGAACGAACGAAGAAGTTTTTGAGTTTATTACAAGTATAG
- a CDS encoding dicarboxylate/amino acid:cation symporter, whose product MVPIWNTYKNTPFVAKITIGFIAGTILGIFFNDYTTFLKPFGTLLLNLLSLVAIPVIFLTVVLAVNQMNLAQLGKMGGKLLLYYMATTAAAVLIGLSLAMWIKPGRHLTLPTDAVVEPPHAPGFSEILLQIVPSNIFEAFTSGDLMAILFIAIIIGMAMSSMKFSKDTKLVEMGSFLDRFFNALNTMFYKILEGVLLYAPIGVFAISATAFGEQGWETLLGLLSFVGVFYLGVLILWLFVYSGFLKLFGNPVLPFYRNTRDAYTTAFFTSSSIATLPIAIESAKKAGVSENTANFALPLGAVFNSDGGALRMGISLVFAANITNLNLSAVDFIVIIAIGTLLSIGTAGVPAAGLVTLSAVLTMFGLPLEIVALIAGVDALIGMAGTASNVMGDIVGAAVVDKKTPRKKFA is encoded by the coding sequence GTGGTACCCATTTGGAATACGTATAAGAACACACCTTTTGTCGCTAAAATCACGATTGGATTTATTGCGGGCACCATCCTTGGAATCTTTTTTAATGACTACACTACTTTCCTCAAACCGTTTGGAACCTTGTTATTAAATTTACTCAGCTTGGTTGCCATTCCTGTAATCTTCTTGACGGTTGTATTAGCTGTTAATCAAATGAATTTAGCCCAACTTGGCAAAATGGGCGGTAAGTTACTTCTCTATTATATGGCGACTACCGCCGCCGCTGTATTAATCGGACTTTCACTGGCGATGTGGATCAAGCCCGGTAGACATTTGACTTTACCTACTGACGCAGTAGTGGAACCTCCACATGCACCTGGATTTTCAGAAATCCTGTTACAAATTGTGCCAAGTAATATATTTGAAGCTTTTACTTCTGGAGATTTGATGGCCATTTTGTTCATTGCCATCATCATCGGTATGGCCATGTCTTCCATGAAGTTTTCCAAAGATACGAAGCTCGTTGAAATGGGAAGTTTTCTCGACCGTTTCTTTAACGCACTTAATACGATGTTCTATAAAATTCTTGAAGGCGTTTTGTTATATGCACCAATTGGTGTTTTCGCGATCAGTGCCACCGCTTTTGGTGAACAAGGATGGGAAACCTTACTTGGACTATTGTCATTCGTAGGTGTATTCTATCTTGGCGTTTTGATTCTCTGGTTATTTGTCTACAGTGGATTTCTAAAACTTTTTGGAAATCCAGTATTGCCTTTTTATCGTAATACGAGAGATGCCTATACAACGGCATTCTTTACTTCTAGTAGTATTGCTACGTTGCCAATAGCGATTGAATCTGCTAAAAAAGCGGGTGTCTCCGAGAATACAGCAAACTTTGCTTTACCGCTCGGTGCAGTCTTCAATTCCGACGGCGGCGCATTGCGCATGGGGATTTCCCTCGTTTTCGCAGCAAATATTACGAACTTGAATCTTTCTGCTGTAGATTTTATCGTTATTATCGCGATTGGAACCTTACTTTCTATTGGAACAGCTGGCGTACCCGCTGCCGGATTGGTTACTCTATCTGCAGTACTCACTATGTTCGGATTACCGCTTGAGATCGTCGCTCTGATTGCCGGAGTCGATGCATTGATTGGTATGGCAGGTACCGCTTCTAACGTCATGGGGGATATCGTCGGTGCCGCTGTTGTGGATAAGAAAACACCGCGTAAGAAATTTGCATAA